The Triticum urartu cultivar G1812 chromosome 6, Tu2.1, whole genome shotgun sequence genome includes the window GTTGATGCTCACTGCATTCTTATTTTTCTGTAACGGTGAATGCTCAACTGTTAATTTAGAGGTTGTGCATTTCTTCACGGATTTGTTATCATTTTTTTGGAAATAATGTCTCCAAGTGCATGCATATCCTGAAACCTATTTTGAAAATGTTTCTCAGTAATTTTATAACAAattgtgtgtgtatatatatatatagaaacaTATATATGCTGCAAGCTCATTTTTTTGCACATTTGTCTTTTATATATATTGTGAACCTTGTAGACAAATTCTTGTCATGCAATATAACCTTTTTGCACATTTGCTTATTTTTAGGTTGTTCAACTAGGACCGAGTGTTTCCAAGCGCAAGTATGAAGAAATGGCTAGCTCTGATTCTGAGAAAATTGCCACAACTAAGGTATACACAATATCTCATTCGTTCTTCAGGATCATAGTGTTTTTGATTTTGCTAAAATGATACACATGTATGTTAGTGCTTGATTTGTTATGATACGGTTGAGAATTTAATTTAGTTACATGTTTTTACTATCCTCTATGCAATATGATATACCCTTTTGTTCATTTACTTtagttttgttttttttttgttttttactttTTTTGCAAATCGTGGTAATAGAGAAGAATTCTGAATTGCAAATCTTTTGCCACCTAGTCTTTGTGGTTGCCACCTAGTATGATATTGTACAAAATGCAGTTTTACCTTAAATGAAGTACTACACAGTATGAAAATCTGAGTTTTTAGTTCAAGGCATGCTTTTTTGGTAATCCTTTTCTGTATCCAACATACGAAACTTaaatttttaattctttttttgtttttttgctctATTTTTTTATACAAAAGGACTTCAGCCGTAAAACAATGAAGATTTCAGCTGGACCAGGGCTCAGCTCAAGATCCCTTTTGGGGATACTGACAGAGTAGTCTACTGCGTAGTAACCAGCAACACCCACTCAGCTGCATTCTGTGTTGGACATGCTATGTTTGATTGCGTTGGGCATAGGAACTTTACAGTGGCAGATCATTATGTGAAGGATGCAGTCCTAGTTGCTTTTGAGGATCCTTTTGATGTCCTTCTTGTTGCTGGTAACGACATTCGTTGCGGTCCAGAAGCACTGATGTATGTTCACCGAGTGACCAGAATTGAGCGCAGTGTGTTCCTGATTGGGATGGCTACTTTCAGAAGAATATCATCACTGCAGCAGACCCAAAAGATGACAATGATGACAACGAAGATGATGGAGGAGAAGGAGGCAGCGACTCCAAACCTGATTTCAGCTTCTCTGGTGGCAATTTTGCTGCTGGTTTTGGAGGTGACGGGCATGATGGAGCTGGAGCTGGTGCTAGCATGTCTGCAGCATGATGCGTTTCAACAGAAGTCAAGACCGGAGCTAGTAGTTCTAAGTAGATGTTTATGATGATGCAACCGGTAGTATTTTACGGATGCTGCTTAGTTTATGTGCTTCAAGTTTGGTTTGTGTGTAGTTGTTTTGCTTTGTGTCTATCTGTAGCAGAATATTTAGGTATTTGAACTTTATCTGAATCTTTGTCTTGATATCAGTACTCTATTTTTATAAATGTTTTTAATATGAGTGGTTCATTGCCTCTTTGATTTTTTTTGGAAGTTTCTTGTTGTTGAATTCGATTTTGCAGAAAGTTCGGAAAATGATACATAGTAACCTACTTATTTGTCAAAATGGCACAAATAGTAAACTCCGCACCAATTCATCTTTCAATTTATAAATTACAATTGAAGCATCATTGCATACACATTGACACCAATTATTTTGTCATTTTTCAGCATGCACAAATCTGATAGAGCTTCAATTCCAAACTTCATTTACAacgccttcttcttggtctttcCAGTGCCTTCTTTTTTCTCTGATTTGTAGAAGAAGAAAACAACTTCCAATTAGACCACTTGTATGTTTAGGAATTTTTACTACACAAACTTTTCAAATGTAAATAATGCTGACGTACCAATGCATTTACTCTTCTTTGCTGTCTTTGCCTTCTCATGATGTGAATCTAATGCAATGCTCTCTTTTCTAGCTGAAATTTGTGAATCAACATAACGTATGAGAAACATTTTTTTTTAGAATTAGCTAAAAAAAATTTGTCtgtgtttgaaatctgaaaaTACAAAGAAAACTTGTACCTCTCTTGTGAATTTTCAGCGTTGCATTCTCTTCTGCTGGTTTACATGCAGTTATCTTGTGACCTTGTTTGCCACACCCAGAGCAAGTCATTGTTGGCTTGGCTATAATTTCCTCAACTATGCTCTTTTGCCTTCCTGTTTTCTTCATTCTGCCTTTTGGTTTTACGTATACCGGATCCTTTAGTGTGTTCTCAGAATTGCTACCCAAACTCAAAGCCGTTGCAGTGTCAGATGCCAGCTCTGATGCAGAACATTTTGGTTCCTCGCCTTCTACTATGCAAGGTATGCCCATTATTAATTTCTCCAAATTGCTTATCTGCTCACTCATAATTTTCCTCCTTTCAGGATTTTTTGAGGCTTCAGAAGCTAATTCAGTGAGCCTTCTAGAGAATGATAAGAAAGCCATTTGATCATCCAAATCTTCAAGGTTTGTCACATGTTCACTGATTTTTTCTGATTTCTTTTCTTTAGGTCTCCATCTATCAATGAAATACTTCTCTGCTATTTCATCAATGTTCAATGCTTGGATCACTTTGAGTGCATGACAGCATAGTATGCCATCCTTTTCAAATTTACCACATATGCATGTGAAAGACTCAGAGTCTATGTCCACCATCACTATGAAAGTTCTGGGGTTATAGTCATACAGTGCTTGCGTTGGTGATTTGAAAACTTCATATTGTTTGTTTTTTTCAACTTCAACCATGTGAAACTTAGTTGAATTCATCAACTCtatctgaaatttgtaaaaaatGCCTCTGTTATATATTTTTGCTGCCTGCTTCTCCAATGCCCAGTCACTCCACATTGTTGGAGAAGTTCTCCTTGCCACAGAatcattttcttttcttttttcttcaaTGCTTTGTGATATTCTATCAAACTCTGTCATGAAAGCAATTACACTGTGAGTTGAACCTACATTTGCTTTAAATACAACATTGGTGCCTTCGCTTCTGGCTGTTGTCTGGATGAATGGATAAAAGTGTTTCTTGAAGTAGACAGGTACAAATCTCATCCTGTTTTTCCACATAATTGCAAAGTACTTGATATGTTCAACATTGTGCTGTTGAATCATTTGTGGCCACAATTCCTCAAATCATTGCATTGTCTGAGAGTTCAGGATTATGTCATGAAATTGAGCATGCAAGTGTTGGTTCTTTCCAAATGTCCTCCTAGCTTTGTTCTGAGCTTTCGTGAGAATGTGGAACAAACAGTTCCTATGATTACAATTTGGAAAGCATTTAGGTACTGCTTTCTTCATAGCTGCATCTTGATCTGTTATGACAGATTTAGGAGCTTTCCCTCCCATGCATTTCAGAAATGTCCTAAAGAGCCACTCAAATGTTtctttcttctcatcttgaataaAACCACATGCAAAAAGGCAGTTGTCTCCATGCCCATTTACTCCCACACAAATGGAGCAAATTTCAGATTGTATTTGTTGGTCTTGTAGGTTGTGTCAAAACTGAGAAGATCGCTGTACTGCTGATAGTTCCTTATTTCACTGCCATCTGCCCAGAATATATGCATCACATTCTTTTTTGGATCCGTTTTGAATGAGTAGAAGAATAGTGGATCTTCTGACTTTTTCTGTTCAAAAAATGATACTACTTGCATCATATCATTCAGACCATTTTCTCTTCTCATTTTTGTACCCATGTTGCTAATCTATTTTGGGGTGTAAGGCAATGAAGACAGACCCCTTCCGCGGAAGAATGACATGATTGCCATTATCTTCCTAGTTGGTATATTCACTCTTTTGCAAGTCCTTATCAAGTCTTTTTCTTGTTCAGTTATATACTTGTGTGATTTCAGGAACCTGACTTCACCTGGTGGATGCAGTTCGTGATTGTGTTGAATGATCAGCCTTGTGATCACCCATTGCTCAAGCTCGAATTTCTAGGTAACAACCATTTGAGCCTGACACCCTGTTTTGATTGTATAATTCCTTCTCCTGTCCGTCGTATTCTCAAGGATGGTTGGTGCATTCTTATCACCTTTGTGCTTTCTCCTTTTAGCTCCTGTTGCTGTTGGCTTTGTCCTGTTCCTAGGTTTACCAGACCTGTTGCACTTCAAAGTAATTCTTGTTACTTTGTTATTGTGAGCATCTTTCTTTTGGCAGTGATAGTTTGCAGCTTTTTGTATAGAAAAATCTGCAATAGCTGCGTATTCATTGTAGAATCTATGCGCATCAGCTTCACTTCCAAATGTCATGTTTAACGTTGGCATGTGAGTTTTTTCATCTTCTTGGCTGAGTTTCAATGCTTTCTCTATAACCTCATTCTCGAGGAAAAATTCAATATCTTCTTGAGATAATTTTTTCTTATCTTTGCTTGATTTATTCTGGGTCTCATCCTGTTGGTGCTCAATGTCCTCGTCACCTGATTCATGCATTGTTTCATCTTCTTGGTCTGAATCTGGCAACtcatcactactatcaagattagAGTCTTTCATATGTGCTGCCTCATTTTCTTGTTGCTCCGTTTCAAACTCTGACTCGTCACTTCCACTTGTGCCATCTGTGTCAGTTGTTACTGCGTAATCAGGACCTTGTAATTCTGGCTCATTCATTTTTGCTATCTGTTCTTCGTGATTAGTAAACATTGCTTGCGCATCACTTGAAACAGAGTTATGCCAACTCTGCCCTATTTGTTGCAACTCTGAATACTCACAATCTGCAGACATTTGCCCATGAATCACTGTGTTTTTCTCCAGGTAATTATCCTCTGCGTCAGTTTCATTCTCATCACTACTGCATGCGAGGTAATCTTCACTGTTAGTTTCAGAAATATAATCACTAGCTGCACCTTCATCCACTTCTTCATTACAATATGTGTCTCGCATTGCATGCGTTGTTTCATTCTGAATCTGCATTATGAGATTTTGTCATATAGAGATTGTCTAACATTTTCCACTCCCTGGGAAATTCTGATTTTAAGATTTCATTTTTTAAGGAGAAATACCTGGTCATTAATGCTTGTTGTCAAGAGAGAGGTGAAACTTGTTATAGGCATAGCCATGTTGTCACTTTGGAGATGACTCATGAGAGTCATTTGTTTCATCAGTTGTGTGTATGACTGCGGAACTCCTTCTGGTGCAAGCACTTCATCTATCATTTCACAACTCTGTTTTGCAGTCTGAACTTCATGCTGCTAGTCAAAAATTCATAATCATTTATCAGCAAAAAACAGTGTTTTAAATTTCAATTTTCTTGTTAATTAAGTTTCTATGCATTATTGTTATCATTTACCTGTTTTCCGATTTGTTTGTTTTGCGCAGCATTCACTTGGTCTGGATGTACTCCATAATTGGGCAGAACTACTTGCTTCTGCAGAACAACTCAAATAGGTAAGTTCATTTTATCACTATTTTTTCCAGTGCTCAAgtaaaagagaaaaaagaaacaGAGTTTTACTTTAGTTGATTTTCTATCTGAATGTTCTTGTTGACAATGTTCATTCAAATTTTTCAGCACCTGAAAAAATTAATATGAGTTATTTCTTCAAATAACAATCACTCATAAAATAACAATCAATTATAAATCCAGAAAATAGCTACTAACCGTGTTGTCTTTCTGTGATTCTGCACTGTAAACACATTCTGGTTGGAAAACATCTTCTGCCTGTACATTCATCTGCAAAAATTAAACTCAGTGAAACTAAATTTTGATAGTTGGATCTCAAAATGAACTAGTAGATGTGTACAGTTCAAATAAAAATCCAATTATATATTTCTTTTATGTATTCAGTTTTGAACACACACATTTTTATTTTGCACAACAAGCAACTTCAGTTGTTCTTATTTGCAAGTTCTGACCATTTTTCCAAATCCTTTTTTTTAATTCATGAAGGTGATATGATGCCAgaacaaaaaaaatcatgaaGGGGATTATTAATACTACCTTAGAAGTTCGAGATTCAACATAAGGTTTGCTTCTGTTTTGCCTTGCTATGTTGATTGACAGATCTGAAACATGAGAATGATATGATAGCTGATCCTTTCTTTCTGCTGATTCTTTCAACATGGGATCTCTGAGCGTCCAGGCATCAAGATATGAAGGCACAACATCTACAAAATTCAAAGAAGTGATCAGGAGGTTGAGAACAGGTTGCTTTTGACTGGATGAAATGGTAGGAGGAGATCTATAAATTACTCACAAGAAATCAGATCATCTGCTTTGGATCTCTGGACGTCTGGAGGAGAAGGATTTTGGGAGCAAGAAATGCAATCAGAAGAAACAAAAGAACAATCAGCTGATATCAAATCAGATCAAGTCAATTTGTCCTTCCATGGCGGCGGCTGGCGGAAAGGGGGAGGAACGGGGGAGGAAGAAGACCTAGCAGGGTGGATGAGTTGTGTGCGTTAGGTGGATGTTTGTTTTAGTGGGTAAGCTTGTTAGCGGGTACATGCCCGTTATTGGCCTGGGCTGTAAACAGAAACCACAAATGATAGCCAGAAACAATCAGAAACAGAGACTAAGCGTTTAACTGGGCCTGTCGACTGACACCATTATTGGATCAGTCGATTTTAGTTCCGAATCAGCTGATGCATGTTTTTGCCATTCGACTGACCATTTCTTTGCGTCAGTCGATTGACAGGTAGCCGCTCCCGGAAACGATTCCCTTAGAATATGTACTACAGCTCCACAAACATGGTCATGCTCGGTCAATGATTTGGTGGATCCCCCACTGCCTACACACAAATCACACTCGGTGTTCTAAAAAAAATCCAACTCATAATTCTTTAAATTTTCAGTCCATTTTTTAAGAATTGAAAATTTCCAGTCTTTCTAACAAATTATCAATACTTGAGCAAGTCAAGGAGAACAATACAAATATATCAACTCAAAAGCACCTTTGGTGGCAATTCGATGTTAATTGTGCTCCCTTCAAGCATCTCGACAACTCTAGTCATCGTTGGACGATCTATAGGACTCAACTGTATGCACCATAACCCAACCACTATCATCTTCCTTATAGTCTCCGAGGTCTCTTCATTAATCTCAGAAGCACTAACGCAATATTCATCTAAATGATCATAAATCCATTGTGGGAAATATTGGCTGCTAGACTCACTATTTTGACTAACATTCTTATCCCTTGCCCCAACCATTTCAAGAACCATCATTCCATAACTGTAAACATCGGACTTGGTACTTACTGATCCAAATTGCTTGGAATAAACCTCGGGAGCAATATAGCCTATTGTTCCTCTTGGACCACCAATGGAAATAACACTTTCTTTATTGAGGCACACTGCTTGGCAAGTCCAAAATCAGAAATTTTTGGACAGAAATTTTGATCCAATAGAATGTTGTGGGGCTTGATATCAAAATGCACTATGCGGGTATTGCATCCTCTGTGGAGATATTCGAGTCCTCGAGCAATGCCCACTGCTATATCAAATAATTTCTCCCAACCTAAAGTATTTCCACCTTTAGAGCCATCTTTGAAGGCATACTTTTCAAGTGAACCATTAGGCATATAGTCATAAATTAGTGCCCTTTTGGATCCTTCCAAGCAAAATCCTAAGAGAGTAACAACGTTAACGTGAGAAGTTCTACTAATGCTAGCTACTTCATTGATGAAATCCTCCCCATCAGTCCTGTAGTCCTTTAGCATTTTGACTGCTATCCGATGACCATCAGAGAGATCGCCTCTGTAAACAGCACCAAATCCACCCTGACCTAGCTTTTCAGCAAAAGATCTCGTTATTCTTTTCACTTGGGCATAAGTGTATCTTTCCAAATGGATAGTTCCATTCTTTTGTAGGATGGACTCAATCTTTGCTCTCTTTTGATTTCCTTTTGGATCCGTACTTCCTGTAGCCCAACCAAAATGCAAAAGGAAGCATAAGTATGCTCAAGCTGCCTGCTATTACATCTGCGTCAAAATTTAGGAGGGAAAAGGCATCAAAAGAGGAAGCACCTTCAACAATCTTCTAGTAGTGATGATTGCATCTTGCGAAATGTGTGGAAATATTCTAGTATCACGTAATAGAGAGAAATGCATCTCAAGTTAAAGACCCTTTTGGCATACCTACTTGTATTGTCCATTCTAAAAGGCTAGATATTTTTATATTTACGTCATAAACTCCAGATTTATCTACGTCATAAACTCCAGACCTATTTAGGGCATGTCCAGAACTCGTGCCACTTATTTTTGCAGGGTAAAAATGGGAAGATGCAAACAAACTGTCATGTGGCTGAGAGAGCTTACATATTTTTATTCTTGTCTTTGAGTGTCCATGCCCTGTAGAAATTTCAGTCGTTGAGTTGATAAAATGTGGAGGAGGAGGTAACTCAGGAAAGAAGGGGGAATGGTTGATACTACTGGAATAATTCCTCTTTGGCTGATAGGTGCTGTAGTTGGTATTCCCATGCCCTGCAGAAATTTCAATATAAATGCTCGCGGGTATATGGAAGATGCATTTCTTCATAAATATAAGTTCTTTGCCACAAGTCAATATTCCTTCAGTTTATCGTACACATTCAAAAAGAAGTAACTTTGCTATTCGGCTACTGGTCTAGCACATTAGTAATTTCTGTTGCAGGAACAACTAGTGTTGTTCTCTCTAAAAAAAAGAACGACCATTGTTTTCTATGCATAACCTCTGACAGAGATAAGTTTATATACATGAAAAATAAGGGTCAGTTCTTATTTTCTCGAGAAAAGATCATCACTTGAAGTTGATCTTATACTGACCAATAGTGAAGCCTCTTCTCAGTTTTAGGATTAGTGGTGATGAATTTTGGTTTGAGATCAGAATGGTGTGATTGTTTTTTTTTAAGTCAGAATAGTGAATGTCATGGGTAAGCGAATACTGTCAAGTGACGAACACAACTTAACTAGTGTTCACAGGATAAGACGTCGATGATGCACTTCTGAATTGGTCTCGGTGCTAAACAGATGATATTATCAGCCACAGATGGATTTGTCTGTGCTCAATGTGCTAAGAAGTTTGACACACATCATTCATATGGATATGATATGCCCACAACCATAAGGTGGTTCTTGTTGAGCAGTCCCCCAAAAATATGAGGGAACTGAAGTTTCCAGTGCCAACGAAGTCCAGACCGAGTAGTCCGAGCCAAGGTTCCTGGTTCAAGATGGGCttcagttttttttttttttttttttttgcggtgGAAGATGGCCTTCAGTTTAACTACTAACCTGAACAACTATATTCAAGTTACAGGCATTGGCAGACCTGGAGAAACGAGAGGAAACTGAAGATTCAGAGTTAGATCTGACAGGCTTGATTAGCAGCGATCAGAAATGTGCCGTCTCAGGAAGATGCAAAGCCACAGCAAGTGACGGGCCCTCCAATGCACGAAAAGGGAACATAATGTACGAGATGCAAATAACACAACATGGGAAGGCCAAAACAGCCATGTAAACTCAAAAAATAATAGATAGAAGGCCTTAGATATCATATGGCAGGCTGATCAGTGATCACTTCTCCCTAGAACATCTCCATGTACTGGCAATCTGGCATGATACCATTGGCAATAGCAGTCGAAGAAGAAGGTGAGCTCGTCCAAGGAGTCGATGTAGTCCAACCACTTGTTACCGAATGTCACATTGTGTGGTTGACTGTGGGGCACTAGCACTCCCAAGAATAATGGTGTAATTTTTGTAGAATAACTCCGTGTAGTTGTATTAGTCGAGTGGAAGGAGTGGGGCGTCCTGGTTTTCTATGGCGGCTGGCAGAAGATCTTCAAATCGGATGAGTAGTAAGGTGTGTAATCGGGGATTGTTTGAGTTGAATTTGACAGATAGCATGGACAAGTTGGACATAACTAAAAAAGAAATAAATGAAGTGGAGTTCCAGTTTCTCTACCTTAATTAGACACTAAAAAAAGATCTATCAACTTTGTAGCACAAAGAAGAACGTCAAGGTGACAAAGGATTACCATGAGCCGGAGCCAATGGCCTGAACCACATTAGATCAACAAGATAGTAGCCCCCAACCAGTG containing:
- the LOC125512801 gene encoding uncharacterized protein LOC125512801 isoform X5; the encoded protein is MLKESAERKDQLSYHSHVSDLSINIARQNRSKPYVESRTSKMNVQAEDVFQPECVYSAESQKDNTKQVVLPNYGVHPDQVNAAQNKQIGKQHEVQTAKQSCEMIDEVLAPEGVPQSYTQLMKQMTLMSHLQSDNMAMPITSFTSLLTTSINDQIQNETTHAMRDTYCNEEVDEGAASDYISETNSEDYLACSSDENETDAEDNYLEKNTVIHGQMSADCEYSELQQIGQSWHNSVSSDAQAMFTNHEEQIAKMNEPELQGPDYAVTTDTDGTSGSDESEFETEQQENEAAHMKDSNLDSSDELPDSDQEDETMHESGDEDIEHQQDETQNKSSKDKKKLSQEDIEFFLENEVIEKALKLSQEDEKTHMPTLNMTFGSEADAHRFYNEYAAIADFSIQKAANYHCQKKDAHNNKVTRITLKCNRSGKPRNRTKPTATGAKRRKHKGDKNAPTILENTTDRRRNYTIKTGCQAQMVVT
- the LOC125512801 gene encoding uncharacterized protein LOC125512801 isoform X1, which codes for MLKESAERKDQLSYHSHVSDLSINIARQNRSKPYVESRTSKMNVQAEDVFQPECVYSAESQKDNTVLKNLNEHCQQEHSDRKSTKKQVVLPNYGVHPDQVNAAQNKQIGKQQHEVQTAKQSCEMIDEVLAPEGVPQSYTQLMKQMTLMSHLQSDNMAMPITSFTSLLTTSINDQIQNETTHAMRDTYCNEEVDEGAASDYISETNSEDYLACSSDENETDAEDNYLEKNTVIHGQMSADCEYSELQQIGQSWHNSVSSDAQAMFTNHEEQIAKMNEPELQGPDYAVTTDTDGTSGSDESEFETEQQENEAAHMKDSNLDSSDELPDSDQEDETMHESGDEDIEHQQDETQNKSSKDKKKLSQEDIEFFLENEVIEKALKLSQEDEKTHMPTLNMTFGSEADAHRFYNEYAAIADFSIQKAANYHCQKKDAHNNKVTRITLKCNRSGKPRNRTKPTATGAKRRKHKGDKNAPTILENTTDRRRNYTIKTGCQAQMVVT
- the LOC125512801 gene encoding uncharacterized protein LOC125512801 isoform X3; this encodes MLKESAERKDQLSYHSHVSDLSINIARQNRSKPYVESRTSKAEDVFQPECVYSAESQKDNTVLKNLNEHCQQEHSDRKSTKKQVVLPNYGVHPDQVNAAQNKQIGKQQHEVQTAKQSCEMIDEVLAPEGVPQSYTQLMKQMTLMSHLQSDNMAMPITSFTSLLTTSINDQIQNETTHAMRDTYCNEEVDEGAASDYISETNSEDYLACSSDENETDAEDNYLEKNTVIHGQMSADCEYSELQQIGQSWHNSVSSDAQAMFTNHEEQIAKMNEPELQGPDYAVTTDTDGTSGSDESEFETEQQENEAAHMKDSNLDSSDELPDSDQEDETMHESGDEDIEHQQDETQNKSSKDKKKLSQEDIEFFLENEVIEKALKLSQEDEKTHMPTLNMTFGSEADAHRFYNEYAAIADFSIQKAANYHCQKKDAHNNKVTRITLKCNRSGKPRNRTKPTATGAKRRKHKGDKNAPTILENTTDRRRNYTIKTGCQAQMVVT
- the LOC125512801 gene encoding uncharacterized protein LOC125512801 isoform X2; the encoded protein is MLKESAERKDQLSYHSHVSDLSINIARQNRSKPYVESRTSKMNVQAEDVFQPECVYSAESQKDNTVLKNLNEHCQQEHSDRKSTKKQVVLPNYGVHPDQVNAAQNKQIGKQHEVQTAKQSCEMIDEVLAPEGVPQSYTQLMKQMTLMSHLQSDNMAMPITSFTSLLTTSINDQIQNETTHAMRDTYCNEEVDEGAASDYISETNSEDYLACSSDENETDAEDNYLEKNTVIHGQMSADCEYSELQQIGQSWHNSVSSDAQAMFTNHEEQIAKMNEPELQGPDYAVTTDTDGTSGSDESEFETEQQENEAAHMKDSNLDSSDELPDSDQEDETMHESGDEDIEHQQDETQNKSSKDKKKLSQEDIEFFLENEVIEKALKLSQEDEKTHMPTLNMTFGSEADAHRFYNEYAAIADFSIQKAANYHCQKKDAHNNKVTRITLKCNRSGKPRNRTKPTATGAKRRKHKGDKNAPTILENTTDRRRNYTIKTGCQAQMVVT
- the LOC125512801 gene encoding uncharacterized protein LOC125512801 isoform X6, yielding MLKESAERKDQLSYHSHVSDLSINIARQNRSKPYVESRTSKAEDVFQPECVYSAESQKDNTKQVVLPNYGVHPDQVNAAQNKQIGKQQHEVQTAKQSCEMIDEVLAPEGVPQSYTQLMKQMTLMSHLQSDNMAMPITSFTSLLTTSINDQIQNETTHAMRDTYCNEEVDEGAASDYISETNSEDYLACSSDENETDAEDNYLEKNTVIHGQMSADCEYSELQQIGQSWHNSVSSDAQAMFTNHEEQIAKMNEPELQGPDYAVTTDTDGTSGSDESEFETEQQENEAAHMKDSNLDSSDELPDSDQEDETMHESGDEDIEHQQDETQNKSSKDKKKLSQEDIEFFLENEVIEKALKLSQEDEKTHMPTLNMTFGSEADAHRFYNEYAAIADFSIQKAANYHCQKKDAHNNKVTRITLKCNRSGKPRNRTKPTATGAKRRKHKGDKNAPTILENTTDRRRNYTIKTGCQAQMVVT
- the LOC125512801 gene encoding uncharacterized protein LOC125512801 isoform X4, whose translation is MLKESAERKDQLSYHSHVSDLSINIARQNRSKPYVESRTSKMNVQAEDVFQPECVYSAESQKDNTKQVVLPNYGVHPDQVNAAQNKQIGKQQHEVQTAKQSCEMIDEVLAPEGVPQSYTQLMKQMTLMSHLQSDNMAMPITSFTSLLTTSINDQIQNETTHAMRDTYCNEEVDEGAASDYISETNSEDYLACSSDENETDAEDNYLEKNTVIHGQMSADCEYSELQQIGQSWHNSVSSDAQAMFTNHEEQIAKMNEPELQGPDYAVTTDTDGTSGSDESEFETEQQENEAAHMKDSNLDSSDELPDSDQEDETMHESGDEDIEHQQDETQNKSSKDKKKLSQEDIEFFLENEVIEKALKLSQEDEKTHMPTLNMTFGSEADAHRFYNEYAAIADFSIQKAANYHCQKKDAHNNKVTRITLKCNRSGKPRNRTKPTATGAKRRKHKGDKNAPTILENTTDRRRNYTIKTGCQAQMVVT